One segment of Brassica napus cultivar Da-Ae chromosome C3, Da-Ae, whole genome shotgun sequence DNA contains the following:
- the LOC106417915 gene encoding probable WRKY transcription factor 10, with protein MMISNNGLPHQRMDVDQAPEDQNIIDVLNVEPSSPKRREDEVSNIIGTLRAGRYNEGVIIQMESEENNLDDGYSWKKYGQRLIMGNQNTRSYYKCTFAGCDVKKHVERRADNVKSLVITYYGNHEHDAPVQRRKCYSLKKRSGSSMFQDASNRTPRVNSSEGETV; from the exons ATGATGATATCCAACAACGGTCTTCCTCATCAGCGGATGGACGTTGATCAGGCTCCTGAAGATCAGAACATTATTGATGTTCTAAACGTCGAACCTTCATCTCCAAAAAGAAG GGAAGATGAGGTATCAAACATTATTGGAACCTTAAGAGCGGGCAGATACAATGAAGGGGTCATAATTCAAATGGAAAGTGAAGAAAACAATCTTGACGATGGTTATAGCTGGAAAAAATATGGTCAGAGACTCATCATGGGGAACCAAAATACGAG GAGTTACTACAAATGCACATTCGCTGGGTGCGATGTGAAGAAGCATGTGGAGAGAAGAGCAGACAATGTGAAGTCATTGGTGATTACATACTATGGGAATCATGAGCACGATGCACCAGTTCAACGCAGAAAGTGTTACTCTCTAAAGAAGAGGTCAGGTTCTTCAATGTTTCAAGATGCTAGCAATCGAACCCCTCGTGTCAACAGCTCAGAAGGGGAAACAGTTTGA